GTCTGATACACACTTTGTGAAATCATGGTTGCTTCATCCAGATGCACCTGCAGTTGAGCCACCAGAAGCGGTGAAAGCTAAACTTCGCAAGTTGGATAACGCATTTGAAAAGTCGGTTTTAGTTGAACAATACGGCAGTTAAAGCAATATATAATTTATAAATAAGCAGATGATAAATAAAAAAAGGCTGTTTTCTCCGTATGGAATAATATTACGGAGGAAACAGCCTTTTTGGTGTAACACCACAGGTTGCATGAGTCTGTGGTGATTTGTATTATACGGTAGCGCTTACAGCTTGCCGGAACCGGCTTGGGAAGTGACCTCTGCCTTCACGCTGGCGGATGGGGAAATTTTATCGTTCAAGGATGGCTTCCAGCCTACAGAGGAGCTAAGACCCGCGCTGGAGCCTGCGTTTACGGCCTGTCCATTCAGAAGTGTGCCAGTATCTGACAAGGCAGTCCCACCAAAAACAGTCACAATTTTGCCTGCGGATAGTCCCGCAACGTCAATGACATTGTTTTCAGCAAAGATTTTGGAGGATTTGCCTGCGCCCCATATATACAGCGTAGGGTATTCAGAGCGTTTTACATCACCTGTATAGTAATTGTTATAGAGATGGACTTGTCCATAACGTACGCGCGGTGTGCGTTGTACTGTATTCTCATAATAATTGTGATGCAGGGTTACACGTAAAGCCCCTTCATCTGCTGTTTTGCTGTCGCTGTTGCCGATAATGGATGTTTTGTCATGATCGTAAAAGTGATTGTATGAAACGGTAACCAGATCACCCTGGTTAATCACATCGAGCAGTCCATCATGATGTTGGTATTCTTGACCGTAGAAGGTGCCGTTTCCGCTATCGGGGTGAGCCCCGTCATTGAACGTATTGTGATCCACCCATACATGCGTAGCTCCGTTAATGGTAATGCTGTCATATTCTGAATTCCAGTTGCCTGTACTGCCGTCAGTTGGGTCCCACTGCGGGAAATAATCGTAGGCATCCTGAAACTCAATATTACGGATAATGACGTTGTCTGTACCCTTTTTCAGTTGGAAGTTTGCACCATTAATGATAGCATTGTTGCCCAGACCGACAATCGTTGTATTGGATGGGATTTCAATAACGGTACGACTAGCTTGATTCTTCTGTGATGCCTTACGTGCGTCTTCCAATGTACCAGAAGGAACCTTTTTACCCCATGTAGACGGATCATACGCCTTGAGATACGCATTGAAATCATACTTAGGGTCTTTGTAATCGTTCAATCCTAGCGCTTTATTATTGTCATCGACATTGGCATTGATTGTACCTTTGACATAAATAATTTTAGGTGTAGTGTTGCTGCTTTTGCCTAACGCATCGACAAGTTGTTTGCGGTTCGTTACGGTGAAAGTATTGGAGGAAGTAGCAGTAGCTCCACCTGTCGTGCCTGTAGAAAAGGCGGCCCAACCGTTTTTGCTGCCAAGTGTCTCCTTGCCAATATCGCTTGCTGCATGAGCAGGTGCACCCATAGGAGCCAGAGTAGCGAACAATAACACGGCTGCGATTCCGAGTGAACATCTCTTTTTCATAAAATACCTCCGTATATTGGATAAATGGAGTAGACGAACGAGGGAGTCCCGGGTGCTCCTGTAGTTTCTACATGTTCTATCATACTTTGTGTACCAGTATTTGTTAATATAATAAAAGTTACATACTAAAATTTTTGTCGAATTTTTAAATAATTCAATAGAGACCTTCTTTTTCCAATCAAAATGCATATATATAAATGAAAACGTTAACAATCATAGGAAATGGGAATTGTATATATGATTATATGGAGTTATTTCAGTGAATAAAGATAAAATAGTTTTTCTAATAATGTTAACGATTCCAAGTCAAAAAGTGATGAAAAATGACAGGAGAATTATGGATTTTTGTAGTATCCTCAGGTACAATGCTTGTAATAAAGCTGAGGAGGAATCGGCATCATGGCAGAGGATTTAGCAAATGTATTGAAGTTGTTGAAGCAAAAAGAGTGGGTGGACTTGTCCCATGCCTTTTATCCTGAAATTCCCCATTTTCCGGTTTTTGATAACGTTCAGGTGGATACCTTGTTTACCCACGACGATGGCTTTTTTGTAAAACAATACTGCTTTCCAGGGCAGTATGGAACTCATATTGACGCTCCCGTTCATTTTGTGAAGGGGAAACGTTATTTACATGAGCTTTCGTTGAAGGAACTGGTTTTACCGCTGGTTGTCATTGACCGTTCAGCAGCCGTTGCAGCCAATTCCGACTATGAGCTTACGGTCGCGGATATTCTGGATTTTGAAAAAGAGCACGGACGTATTGCCGAACAGTCCTTTGCCGCCTTTCGCAGTGATTGGAGCAAGCGCTGGCCTAATCCAGATGCCTTCTCGAACAAGGACAATGCCGGAGATGCACACTGCCCAGGCTGGTCGCTGGATGCGCTGCGCTTTTTGGTAGAAGAACGGAATGTTGCTGCTATCGGGCATGAAACACTGGATACGGACTCCTCTGTAGCTTATCGAAAAGCGGGCAAACTGGTAGGGGAATATTACATATTGGAGCAGGATCGATATCAAGTTGAGGTGCTGACAAATTTGGACAAGCTGCCTCCGACGGGCGCAATCATTTATAATATCGTTCCGAGCATTCAGGATTCACCCGGTTTTCCGGTGCGCTCCTTTGCTATTTTGCCTTAATCTTGAGCTTAAAAGACCGATTCAGATATCGACATCTGAATCGGTCTTTTTCTAGCGTATACGGGGTAGTGTACAGCGTGAATGACCATTCAGTCCGGCTTGGTTCAAAATCATTGAAACGCCTTATGTGATAATCGTTACAGTAGGGGCCGAGATGGTAGGCTGAGTGGTGATAGTAGAGGTTGTACCGCTAAAATCTGCTATTTCTATAACAACCGGGACACCTGGTGTAATATCTACGGAGGCAATGACCAGACTTGCTGTGGAGAGGGTGAATAAGGAGCTCTGCTGAATGACTCCGTTAATATAATAATTAGAAGAATCTGTGGCTGTTAATGCCGGTAAAGCAACCACGGGAGCATCGGCGTCATCTACGAAGCTGGCAGCAGGAACAGTTGTTTCTGTTGCTCCGATCATCCCGGCTGTAATGGTTGCAAAAAAACGGGTAGTTGCTGGGGTTATGGTCGTGGTTATAGCACCCCCCGTTGACACTGGAGCCGTGGCTACTGCTGTAAATACAGGTTTTATGATTGGCATAGTTCTCATCTCCTTTCTTTACTGGTATGTGGTATGAGCCATTCGCTGGCTCTTAATCAATAAATGATTTTTCAACCTATTCGGAAACGGCATATGAACCTTTCTATTAATAATAGGGTAAATGGAGAAGGTCCTATTTTACTGCACAAAAAATGAAAGCGAATACTTGGAATCTGCATATTACAAATGCCTAAGACTCTAATGAGAGATGTGCATACAATACATAAGCATGAGAGGAGGAGGTGTATACGGCTGGTATGAGGAGACGTGATGCATTACTAAGAAGGCAAGGAAAGAGAACAGTACATTGCAAGATCAACAAACGAAAAAAGTGTAAGCCCAGGTATCCATTCAAAGGTAAAACAAAAACGGGGTTGCATGCCCCAAAGCATCCAAAGCTAATTATTGTACAACGGCGCTTCAGAAATACTCCTGCTAAACGGAAGAGGATGGAGCATACAGGAAAGCAAGGTATGCCCTGTTCAGCAGGTCTTCCAGGTGAAGCCGGGGTGCCAGGAGCGCCAGGAGTGCCAGGAGTGCCGGGAGTGCCAGGAGTACCAGGAATACGGGGCCCTGCAGGAACACAGGGAGCACCGGGAGTGCCCGGTCCAACTGGAGCTCAAGGTAGTGCAGGCGCAACAGGTGCACCCGGTCCTACCGGAGCACAGGGCGTAATCGGTCCTACTGGAGCCCAAGGTATAACGGGTCCAACCGGTCCGGCACCTGACATCTCCAATATTGAAATTGTCCCTACGGCTGAGCGGTATTTTTATTTTACTCCTGATCCGATTGAATCTTCAGTCACGATTATGGCGGATCAATTTTCTGTAGATGGTGTGCAGGGAGCTTCTCAGAGGTTTCATGTCGGAAGCAATAGTTATGCTAATCTGTATATTAACGGAATGTTACAAGAAAGAACGTTGTTCAGCTTGACACCTTCATCGCTGACGATTCACCTCGGCGAAGGGGAGACAATTTCCTCCGGCACACCTATTATTGTGGAAATTGTTCAATTTAGTGTGCGATACAGTGCATGACATCGCTCGCGATAAATACTTCAAGTGATGGGCATTATTTTAAAACCAAAAATGGTTATAGGGTGCAGGTCCTTCAATACGAACACCGAGTTGTTCGGCTGCCTGTCTGGGCCAGAATGGATTACGCAGCAGTTCCCGGCCTACCGCAACCAGATCCGCCCGACCATTACGCAAAATTTCCTTGGCTTGAGTACCGTGAGTAATCAAGCCTACGGCTGCGGTAGCTATACCAGCAGTCTGACGAAATTCAATGACATCTATTCCAGCTTGCGAAGCCCGTACAGCGGCATCTCTGAAGGCAAGCACAAGATTATGGATTTCTTCTAAAGACAGTGCGGAGGTCGCCCGTTCGCGGTGAGGCAAACCAGAGGCGGATACAGCTGTTTCTTGAGGCAACGAGCCCTTGCGTCCGACATGCCAAAGCTGGAGACCGACTTTAGAGCCTTGGTCATGAATGGCTTGCACCACTTTTTGCAGCGGGGAAATGTGCTCGTCGCTCCATATGCCAAGGCTGCCTGAATCTTTTCCCTGCTGGGTGACTGCATGCACTTCAAGCATGATTAGCCCCACTTGTCCTAGCGCCCGAGCGCCGTAATGCAGCGTATGCCAACCGGTTGCTTTTCCGTCTTCTGCCGCTGAGACGGTACCCATGGGAGACATCATAATCCGATTTTTTAGCTCTACATCGCGTATTTGAAGTGGTTGAAACAGTAAGCTCTATTGGGTTCACTCCTTTTTATTAACGGTTCAGAACGCCCGCCTTATTCGGTTACATATGTATTTTATAGGAATAAAATGAGGCAATACACGTATCATTTAACGTATTCATGAACATTCACTTATAAAAACATGGTATTTTAGGTTTATTACGATGGATTTTAAATTAAGCACATAGACAGGATGAGCATGCATAAACATGACTTGCATTTTAGTTAGTATTAACTTACTATAATTTTATGAACAAGAAAACACATGTAGACAGCAAAAAGAAAGATATTCTGCAGGCAGCGATGTGCTTATTTGCAACCAAAGGGATTGACGGGATTTCAGTCAAAGAGATTGGAGAGGCTGCCGGTGTGACGGATGCCGCGATTTATAAGCATTTTAAGAGTAAAGATGCAATGGCCTTGGAGGTATTTGGGCAATATTGTAATAGCTACACCACCTTAATTGACTTCTATCGCAAGCAGAGTGGGAGCTTCGTCAGCCGTTTCCATCAACTGGTGGATGAAGTGCTGAATATGCATGATGAGGACCAGTATGGATTGCTTCTACTATCACAGCATCATGAGCTGTATGTTGAAGCAAGCCAGAGCCAGAATGTGCGTCAGCCGCTGGAGGCGTTGACTGAATTCATCGAACAGGGGATTCAACAAGGTGAACTGCCGAAGCAGGATGTTCAGCTATCCGGTGTGCTCATCATTGGAGCCATTACACGCTTGTCCGTGTCCAGCCTGGAAGGGGAACTTCCACAGCTACTGGCTCCATTGGCAGCAGAGGTCAAACAACGTTTAACTGCTTTATTAAGTAAAGGTCAGTAATGACCTTTTCTTTTTAAATATAAAGTTAGTGTTTTCTAACTAAAGTCATAATATGAAGGTAGGAAGTGGCTTATATGTCTAAAAAAATATTGGTGATTCAAGGGAATCCGGTCGATGGTAGTTATGGAGAAGCGCTGGCTCAATCCTATGTAAAAGGAGCGAAGGCTGCAGGAGCAGAGGTTCGTTTGTTGCAGCTATCCGTGTTGGACTTTAATCCAAATCTATTAGGTGGATATCGTAATAAATTGCCGTTGGAACCTGATTTGATCCAAGCACAGGAGTCGATTAAATGGGCAGAACATCTCGTTTTTGTCTTTCCAATCTGGTGGGGCAGCTTGCCTGCATTAATGAAAGGATTCATTGACCGTACCTTTATGCCGGGGTTTGCGTTTAAGTATCAAAAAGGAAAACCCCTGCCTGACAAGCTTCTAAAAGGAAGAACAGCCCGCCTCATTACAACGATGGACGGTCCGCACTGGTACTATCGATTTTTCCAGGGACAGCCTGGGCATCGGATGATGAAGGATTCCACACTACATTTATGCGGTGTCAAGCCAGTGCGTTCTACGACCATTGATCTTATGAATAAGAGGACAGATCAACAGCGTAACGAATGGCTGAGCAAGGTTGAGCAGCTAGGACGAAGCATGAGCTAGGTTTTCGCCATCTCAATAGCAAACACGCTGATCCATTAACATATAGAGGACATTCGGAAAATTACATTCTAAGAGGATAGAAATGAGGCACAGAAAAATGGAACCAATCATAAATCATGAATGGGATCTAGATGAAAAAGAAGCGGTGAAATTACAGCAGGAGTTATCTTTAAAAGTTACAAAAGAAGATCGATTCCCTGAAATTCAATATGTTGCTGGGGTAGACGTGGCATACAGTGAACAAAGTGATCTCTTAGTTGCGGCCATCGTGATTTTAGATGCTAGCTCATTACAAGTAGTGGAATCCATAGTGGTTGAAGATGCTGTCTATTTTCCCTACATCCCCGGATTGTTTTCATTCAGGGAGCTGCCGCCTATAGTAAAAGCATTGAAGCAAATCAAGACCTTTCCCCAGCTGGTGGTCTGTGATGGACAAGGAATTGCCCATCCTAGACGATTCGGATTAGCCAGTCATTTAGGTGTTATATTTGATATTCCTACAATTGGATGTGGTAAAACGAGGCTATGGGGTGAATTCGAAGAGCCATCTCGAGAACGAGGGGCATGTTCGTTATTAATGGATCATGAGGAGATTATCGGCGGGGCGTTAAGAACCCAGGACAACATTAAACCTTTGTTTGTATCTGTAGGGCATCGTATTTCATTAGAAACGGCCTGCAACTGGATATTAAAGCTTTGTCCACAATATCGCTTACCTGAGACCACTCGACAAGCTGATCAGCTTGTGAGAAAAGCTTTATCACAAATAAACCAGGGGAGTATCTGATCATAATCGCTCTACATAAGGGAAAACACCACAGTGGAGCAACTAGCTCGCATTGTGGTGTTTGGAATAGCTCATGTTTTGCAATCAACGTTATATAAATATCGATGCAACGATTAAAATAAATCCGATCGCTAGACCGGCAGGGCCCCAATAATGCATAGGGATAAAAAACAGACTGTGCTGGGTTCCCATTCGATAGCGTTGTCCTGTTTCCATATCAACGAGCACCTTGTCCGAGTCGGCGTTAAGTGCTTTACCCAAATACCAGATAATAACTCCCGACACAATGAACACAAAAGCCATCGGCAGCCGGGAATCTATGGAGTCAAGCCCAAGAGCGGATACTAAACTGCCGACAATAACGAATAAAATTCCTGGAATAATGATATTTAAAATACCAAAGCCCTTCCAAATAATCACATGAAAACTTCCTTCCTAATTATGTTTACGTTCATGGTGAGTCTCTCGTCGAAATGATTTTCACATCCAACATATGTATTTATCGGTTAAAAGAGAGATTTAGTTTACAATATGACCCATTCATTAGGGAATTTACAATGTGTAAAACTGGAAAATGGAAAAAGCCGTTTCTCCACCTTTTCGTAGTTCCAGCACAAACTGGACTGAAGGAGGGAAATCAGCTTTTTTAATAATCGGATTGAAGTCCTGTGCCTATTCAGCTGCTGCCTTCGCTTGCTCCGCTACGAAAACAACAGGCTTCATAATCCGGCTCAGCATATCCTGCTTTGGACGATTCCAGGTAACCCAGTCATCCAGCAGCAGACCGCCTGTGTCACCGCTATTCGGATTCAGGGACCAATACGTAAAGTACAGGTTGTTGGCACCAATATAGTCTACGAGTACATTTTGCCATTTACCCTCAGGGGAAGACGAATCGACATTGCGACCGCCGAATTCACCAACCAGCACTGGAGCTATGTTTTGCTTACTGATGTAGCCCCAGGTTTGATCCCAAATTGCTGGCAGGTTGGACGGGAAGGTCGTGTCGTTGAACCATGGCTGCGAAGACACACCAGGACCATAGTCATGTGGTGAATATACGACACGGTTCGGCACGTCCAGTACGACAGGATAATTAGCCACACCTGTCAGGTTGCCGCCCCACCAATATTGGCTGTTGTTGCCTTGTACATTATGGTCCACACCTTCTACGAGAATCAGCCAATTTGGATTCACGGACAGAATGGCATTCCCTGCACGCTGCGCTGCGAGACGCCAGTCTGTGGAGACATCGCCTGTTCCCCAGCTTGCCTGACCGTGTGGCTCGTTGTGTAAATCTGCACCGATGACGGTAGGATTGTTTTTATAACGTTCAGCTAACATCTTCCAGTCGCTGATCCAGCGGGACTCAGGGTACTGAGAGGTATACCATAGCTCGGATTGTCCACCTGAGCCTGGGCGGTGACGGTCAAGGATAATCTGAATACCGCGTTGTCCAGCTTTTTCGATCAGCTTGTCCATAATTTGAATCGGAGTCAATCCGACCAGATCAGGATTTTTGTAGTAATCAATACTGTCAGCACGGGAGCTGGAATCAAATAACTGATTGCTGTAAGGCAGACGGATGAGATTATAGCCTTCCTTTTTCACCTGATCCAGCATGTCGTCCATTGAGCGGCTCCACAGTCCATGCAAGGTGTAATTAGGGGTTTCCAGGCCGAACCAGTTCAGACCGTTAAATGCGGCCTCTTTCCCGGATTCATCTACAATCTTGTTTCCTTGGGTGTGATAATATCCTTTCACGCTGGCTGCATCTGCCGAAGGTGGAGTGTACCCATACAGTGTAAGGCCCATGACGAGAGAGGCAATGACGAAAAATGTTTTTTTGAACCCTTTTTTCTTCATGATTCTTGCTTCCTCCTTTATATAAATGATATTGTAACCGATTACATTTTCATTTTATGTTCAAATCTTCCATCAAACAAGTTCATAAAATTCGTATATTTTTAAGATTTTGTTCGAAATTATTAGATTTGCAACAAGGTATATTTAGGTTAGGAGTCCAGCATTTATGGGGTAGGGGTATATTTATTTGTCTCTTCACTTGATTCTGTTCATGAGCTTTGCCGCTACAGCCGTTATGAAAGGTCTGGGTCTCAGTTCGCTGACTACAATCATCGTTGGTTCTTGGGTCATTGGTAGCTACATGGCGGTGTTCCTTACCTGCTCCGGAATGCCAGCAAAAATATTATCAAATCGGATGAGTATACAATTGCTCATGCTTCCATGACTTCTTACATTCTCGGTACCTATCTAGGAAAAGTTTTAGGCAATCGTGAACATGACACCGAAAATGTAAAAATAAATGACCGCATCAGTTTTTTGCGTGATCCCAATGTGGCAACGACCTTGACGATGCTGGTGCTTTTGCTGGTATCTGGACTGGTTGCTGGTTCTGATTATGTCAGCAAATTATCTGACAGCAAAGAATACCTCGTCTTTATCCTCGAACAATCAGCTATTTTTGCTGCCGGCTTGTATATCGCAAAAGCAGGTGTTAAGCTGTTCACGACTGAAATTGTACCCGCTTTCAAAGGCTTCTCCCAAGTGTTTGCACCTGGAGCAATCCCTGGGGTAGATGTTCTGGTACTGTTCGACAAATCACCTAATTCCGCGTTGGTAGGCTTCTTGGTCAGCTTTTTCACAGGTGTTGCCTGCGTCTTTCTTTTCCCGCTTATCGGACTGCCTGTTATTGTACCGGGGATCATGGCCTGTTTTCTCGCTGGCGGTGCAGCCGCGATATTTGGCAATTCTAGCGGTGGTTTTAGAGGAGCAGTCATTTCCAGTTGTCTTAATGGATTTTTGCTCTGTCTGCTGCCGGCTCTCACCTTACCGCTCTTTTCTTTTTTGGGTGCCGAAGGAGTGACATTCGCCGATCCCGACTTTACTACCCTTTCCGGATTACTTTGGCTTATTTTCCGCTGGTTTTAAACTAAACCGATTTATGAATCTTTAAAAATAACTCATCTAAATAAAATGGGTTCTAAATGAGGAGGAATGATTCATGTTTTTTAATGACCAAGATATTCTAATGGATACAGTAGACAGTAATACAACCCGGAAAGTGTTGGCCCACAGTGACCAGTTGATGTATGTCAAAGTGATGTTTGCTAAAGCTCAAACTGGGGAAATCCTGTTGCATAAGCATGTCCATGAACAGGTCACTTATGTATTGAAGGGAAGCTTTAAGTTCATGATCGATCAGGGCGAAACAAAGGATGTGCAGATTGTTAAAGAAGGAGACAGCATTCATTTTCCATCTGACACTCTTCATGGCTGCATCCCGCTGGAGGATGACGGAATTCTGCTAGATGCATTTACACCAGCACGTGCGGACTTCTTATAAATCTCCTTACTAAGCAAGGCTCTTATTAAATTGGAATCCGCTACATTTCATTCTGATCTTTTTTAGAAGAAGACCTGCAAGTATGTTATATTTAACAAACGGCAATCGTGATAAACAGCAGTGTAGTGATTTTTAGAAAAGGATGAGATTATTTTGGAAAACAACGAAACTCAGCAGGAATTTGCAGAAGTATATGAGCAGCTTAAGGTGGCTGCAAACCGAACCTCCGATTGGAAAGCGCGTCTAGCTGCGGTGAATGATCTGGGTGCATGGAAGAACCAGCAGACAATTGACTTGCTGACGCACCGAATGAATAATGATATGGTATATGCTGTTCAGGAAGCCGCTTACCACAAGCTTCAGGAATGGGGAGAAAACGTACAGCCGCCTGTGCGCAAAGAGGGTGAGCTTGTTAAGGGGCTGACGAAGATTCTGGTGCGGATTAAAAAAAGCCTGCCAGCCGACCATACCTATAACGATTTTCGCGAGAAGCTGCACAAGATGAGAGTTGATATTTATGACGCATATGAAGGTGACAAGGGTGCTGAATTTGATCAGTGGCTGGAGCAAAAATGGGCTTCGTTATCCACAAGATAATGTCTGAACCCTGTCATTGAATGTAATGCTGAGGATTATTATTGGTAATGCAAACGAAGTCTTAACAAGGATAAGGTGTTATCTTTGTTAAGGCTTTTTTAATATACATCGTTATTACGTGTTATTATCAAACGTAATGATTCCAAAGAGTGCTGGCCGTTTTCATTAATCTCTGCTAAAAAGATGCCAACAAAGGGGAACGATGAGCTAGAATAGAAAATAGAAAGCGCTATCATTATCAACTTTTCTGCAATGATTCAGGGGGAGAAGGCTTATGCGTTCAAGGTTCCAACCATTAAACACGTTGCGTAATCAGATTTTTATCGGCTTTATATTGGTGATGCTCATTATGATGAGTGTGGCGGGGGCGTTCATTTACCTCAATGTCTCTCACCTGCTAAAAGACAGCGCCGAGCGGCATATTGGTCAGACCGCAGTGCAAGCAAGCGGCAGACTGGATGCATTAATCGGCCAGATGGACAGCCTGACGGAACAAGTGGCGAATCATCCATCTGTTCAGCATATTTTGCTGGAGGAGCGCAATGGGGGCAAGGTGACTTTCGGCCAGCGTCAATCGCTACTGCAAGTGATGCATAGCTATCAGGCTTATATGCCGAGCGTTGGCTCGCTGGAGCTGTATACCGCCGAAGGGAAGATGTTGTTTCCAATTAGAGAAGGCAGTCTGGAGGACCGTATCGGACAGGCGGACATTCGGGAAGCAAATGAGATGAAAGGCAGGCTGGTCTGGATCGGCATAGATCCTGAAAACCCCCAGTCGCTGCTGGCGATTCGGCAGGTGAGCCTGGTAGATCGCTGGTTTTCACGCGGAGGATATCTGATTACCCGCATGGACCGAAGTTATTTTGGGCTAAATGGTACGTCAGCGACCAATGAAGAAGCAAATGAGACCATGCTGCTTGTAGATCGTGGAGGCGAGTTGCTATCGGGTGAACCTATGAATCAGACTAATTTGTTAGATGTATTGCACAGCAAGACACAGACGGTTCATATTGGAGAGCGCGAGTATGTGAAGGCAGTTCAGCAATCGGAACGGACAGGATGGTCGCTGCTGATCCTCATTCCAGTTAGCGTCGTCACAGACGGAATTACGGTTTTACGGACGACACTTATTATTTCGGCGTCTCTTGGTGCCGTATTGTTCCTGTTCATGTCTTTTATGTTGTCAACATTGATTACCAGACCGATAGGTCACTTGATTCAGGCCATGCGTCGTTCACGGGAAGGGGCATTGGCCCTGAATCCAGAACCGGCAGCAGCGGTTGAACTACGGGAATTAAATGCAGAGTACAACACGATGATTGTCGATATCAATGAATTGATCCATGTCATTTGCGAGAAGGAGGCTTTACAAAGCCAGACCGAGCTTAAAGCACTGCAAGCGCAGATCAACCCGCATTTTCTTTTTAACACGCTGGATGCTTTTAACTGGTCGCTACAGGAGAAGGGAGAGGAAGAACTTGCCGGGCTGATGGTGTCCATGTCGCGGCTGTTTCGTTATGTGATCGAACCGGCTCACCATGACTCTTGGGTGACACTTGGAGAAGAAATAGCACAAGTCCGTCGTTATCTGGAACTGATGGAGATGCGCCTGGGCGAACGCCTGAGCTGGCAAATTCATATGCCACCAGAGGCAGCAAGAATTCCGCTTCCTAAGCTGCTGATCCAGCCCATTTTAGAAAATGCAATCTTACATGGTGTCGAAAATCGCATCGGCAATGGCCGTGTTGAAATTCGAATCACTCCTTCGGCGAGGTTGGGCTGGACTAAGATCGAGGTAGTAGATAACGGACCTGGAATGACACAGGAGGAACTTGCAGCTGTGCGTACAGCGTTGATGGAGGGATCTGCTTGTCAGAGCAAGGGAACTGGTATGGGACTGGTTAATGTGCAGCGCAGGCTTGCTCTCTATTATGATAGCGCATCTTATCGAACGGACGGCGTGCTGATCCACAGTGCTGTGCAGGAAGGAACTGTGGTCGCTTTTGAAATTCCTGATGAATACGGGGGGCGGTAGGAATGAGTTTTTCATCCAAGACTATTGTTATTGTGGACGATGAACAAAGAACACGTCAGGGGATACATCAGACACTGGAGCAGTGGGCCTCCGGGAAATACCGAATTATGACATCGGGGAATGGCCTGGAGGCATTACATATGCTGCAAGCGGAGAGGGTTCATCTGCTGATTACAGATGTCCGTTTGCCGGAATTCAGCGGGCTGGATTTAATCCGTTCTCTGGAACGGGAGTCATATCGTCCGGCGATCATTGTGATCTCGGGATATGCGGAATTTGATTATGTCCAGCAGGCGCTTCGTCTCGGAGCCGTTAATTACTTGCTCAAGCCGATCGATAAGCAGGAGCTGCTGAATGCGGTAAATGAGGCGCTTCAGCTGGAAGAGGAGCGGCAGCGATACAAGAAGCTGGACAAGCTGGCTGACCCTGTTCTGCTGGAGCTTGACCTCCAAACGGCTACGCTTAGCGATCCGGTACGGCAAGCCTTCGCCTATATGGCGGAGCATCTACACGAGCCCATTACGATGGCGCAGACTGCGGCGCATTCACACCTGAATGCGAGCTATTTTAGTGTTTTATTTAAGGAGCAAAGTGGTTT
This window of the Paenibacillus polymyxa genome carries:
- a CDS encoding pectate lyase family protein is translated as MKKRCSLGIAAVLLFATLAPMGAPAHAASDIGKETLGSKNGWAAFSTGTTGGATATSSNTFTVTNRKQLVDALGKSSNTTPKIIYVKGTINANVDDNNKALGLNDYKDPKYDFNAYLKAYDPSTWGKKVPSGTLEDARKASQKNQASRTVIEIPSNTTIVGLGNNAIINGANFQLKKGTDNVIIRNIEFQDAYDYFPQWDPTDGSTGNWNSEYDSITINGATHVWVDHNTFNDGAHPDSGNGTFYGQEYQHHDGLLDVINQGDLVTVSYNHFYDHDKTSIIGNSDSKTADEGALRVTLHHNYYENTVQRTPRVRYGQVHLYNNYYTGDVKRSEYPTLYIWGAGKSSKIFAENNVIDVAGLSAGKIVTVFGGTALSDTGTLLNGQAVNAGSSAGLSSSVGWKPSLNDKISPSASVKAEVTSQAGSGKL
- a CDS encoding cyclase family protein: MAEDLANVLKLLKQKEWVDLSHAFYPEIPHFPVFDNVQVDTLFTHDDGFFVKQYCFPGQYGTHIDAPVHFVKGKRYLHELSLKELVLPLVVIDRSAAVAANSDYELTVADILDFEKEHGRIAEQSFAAFRSDWSKRWPNPDAFSNKDNAGDAHCPGWSLDALRFLVEERNVAAIGHETLDTDSSVAYRKAGKLVGEYYILEQDRYQVEVLTNLDKLPPTGAIIYNIVPSIQDSPGFPVRSFAILP
- a CDS encoding DUF4183 domain-containing protein; the protein is MPIIKPVFTAVATAPVSTGGAITTTITPATTRFFATITAGMIGATETTVPAASFVDDADAPVVALPALTATDSSNYYINGVIQQSSLFTLSTASLVIASVDITPGVPVVIEIADFSGTTSTITTQPTISAPTVTIIT
- a CDS encoding DUF4183 domain-containing protein — its product is MEHTGKQGMPCSAGLPGEAGVPGAPGVPGVPGVPGVPGIRGPAGTQGAPGVPGPTGAQGSAGATGAPGPTGAQGVIGPTGAQGITGPTGPAPDISNIEIVPTAERYFYFTPDPIESSVTIMADQFSVDGVQGASQRFHVGSNSYANLYINGMLQERTLFSLTPSSLTIHLGEGETISSGTPIIVEIVQFSVRYSA
- a CDS encoding TetR/AcrR family transcriptional regulator, giving the protein MNKKTHVDSKKKDILQAAMCLFATKGIDGISVKEIGEAAGVTDAAIYKHFKSKDAMALEVFGQYCNSYTTLIDFYRKQSGSFVSRFHQLVDEVLNMHDEDQYGLLLLSQHHELYVEASQSQNVRQPLEALTEFIEQGIQQGELPKQDVQLSGVLIIGAITRLSVSSLEGELPQLLAPLAAEVKQRLTALLSKGQ
- a CDS encoding NAD(P)H-dependent oxidoreductase; the encoded protein is MSKKILVIQGNPVDGSYGEALAQSYVKGAKAAGAEVRLLQLSVLDFNPNLLGGYRNKLPLEPDLIQAQESIKWAEHLVFVFPIWWGSLPALMKGFIDRTFMPGFAFKYQKGKPLPDKLLKGRTARLITTMDGPHWYYRFFQGQPGHRMMKDSTLHLCGVKPVRSTTIDLMNKRTDQQRNEWLSKVEQLGRSMS
- the nfi gene encoding deoxyribonuclease V (cleaves DNA at apurinic or apyrimidinic sites); amino-acid sequence: MRHRKMEPIINHEWDLDEKEAVKLQQELSLKVTKEDRFPEIQYVAGVDVAYSEQSDLLVAAIVILDASSLQVVESIVVEDAVYFPYIPGLFSFRELPPIVKALKQIKTFPQLVVCDGQGIAHPRRFGLASHLGVIFDIPTIGCGKTRLWGEFEEPSRERGACSLLMDHEEIIGGALRTQDNIKPLFVSVGHRISLETACNWILKLCPQYRLPETTRQADQLVRKALSQINQGSI